In Edaphobacter paludis, a single window of DNA contains:
- a CDS encoding Ig-like domain repeat protein, with the protein MGQKSIPQSLRRRVPTLLWMAFFLFLPARFAHPQTQATNVPLILPSAITYDSQGNLYIAETGNHIICKVAPTGIITTIAGTGTQGFSGDNSLATAARLDSPQGLAVDANILYIADTHNHRIRKLDLITGIIVTIAGSTAGFSGDNGAAAAAQFNLPTALTVDANHNLYIADTQNHRIRKITAAGLITTVAGNGVQGFSGDNGAAIAATIDSPAGLAVDAAGDLYLSDTHNHRIRKITAASGLITTIAGASPGFSGDNGPATAATLALPHGLSIDSAGNLYIADTANHRIRRIDATTGAITTVAGNGTQTFSGDEGLATTAALDSPRSTVVSPAGLVTLADTSNQRVRQLDVQPAPNIHTIAGLSTRSVNLLTLTAPPTIVYGTGQLTASLASPTATGSINFTLLNPVTATGTTLETEPLTASTATFDTSALPVGTYSILAAYTGDPTHPATQSQPLAVTITPRPLVAVPDPITLLYGQPIPILTGSLIGDLPQDDANLTSTFTAQIAPLSPAATYPISATLTGAAAKNYMFTSSPASVTIVPAPTLTTLIPSATSITAGIPITFTAQTVSTTSGIPSGTVTFKDGATTLLTAPIPAIFTTTTLSPGPHTITTLYGGDRNFIASTSAPALITVIPAPANAPDFTLTPTGAVTQTIPSGGSVSFNFSLQIQGSTLSSPITLAATGLPPLATASFTPGYLPPGTTPNTFILTISTPQTTAFHSNSGPTALLAFLLFPLTGLALRLRIRGRAVTIAVLGSALVLCSGCGSRINTGGATTNPVKTYTITITGTATSPTGSILQHATTVSLLVESVS; encoded by the coding sequence ATGGGCCAGAAGAGTATCCCGCAGTCATTGCGCCGCCGCGTTCCCACTTTGCTATGGATGGCGTTTTTTCTGTTTTTGCCCGCTCGGTTCGCCCATCCTCAAACGCAAGCCACCAACGTTCCCCTTATCCTCCCCTCCGCTATTACCTACGACTCGCAGGGCAACCTTTATATCGCTGAAACCGGTAATCACATCATTTGCAAGGTAGCCCCGACCGGCATCATTACAACTATCGCCGGAACCGGAACCCAGGGCTTCTCCGGCGACAACAGTCTCGCCACGGCCGCGCGCCTTGACTCGCCACAGGGGCTCGCGGTTGACGCCAACATTCTCTATATTGCAGATACCCACAACCACCGCATCCGCAAACTCGACCTGATTACTGGCATCATTGTCACCATCGCAGGTTCGACCGCAGGCTTCAGCGGCGACAATGGCGCCGCCGCCGCCGCACAATTCAACCTGCCCACAGCCCTCACCGTCGATGCAAACCATAATCTCTACATCGCCGATACCCAGAATCACCGCATCCGCAAGATCACCGCTGCGGGGCTCATCACCACGGTAGCGGGTAATGGCGTACAGGGCTTCTCAGGCGACAACGGCGCAGCTATCGCCGCCACCATCGACTCTCCAGCCGGTCTGGCCGTCGATGCAGCCGGAGATCTCTATCTCTCCGACACCCACAACCACCGCATCCGCAAAATTACCGCTGCCTCCGGACTAATCACTACCATTGCCGGTGCATCTCCGGGGTTCTCGGGCGACAATGGCCCAGCGACTGCCGCCACGCTGGCTCTTCCTCACGGCCTCAGCATCGACAGCGCGGGAAACCTCTACATCGCCGACACAGCAAATCATCGCATCCGCCGCATCGACGCCACTACCGGAGCTATCACCACCGTCGCCGGCAATGGCACGCAGACCTTCAGTGGCGACGAGGGCCTTGCCACGACTGCCGCGCTCGATTCACCTCGCTCCACCGTTGTGTCCCCTGCCGGTCTCGTTACCCTCGCCGACACCAGCAACCAGCGCGTTCGCCAACTCGATGTCCAACCCGCTCCGAACATTCACACCATCGCCGGACTCTCTACCAGATCAGTCAACCTGCTCACCCTCACTGCCCCGCCAACCATCGTTTACGGCACCGGGCAACTCACCGCCAGTCTCGCGTCGCCCACGGCGACTGGCTCTATCAACTTCACACTCCTCAATCCCGTAACAGCCACCGGCACCACGCTTGAAACTGAGCCCCTCACCGCGAGTACGGCAACCTTCGACACCAGCGCCCTCCCAGTCGGCACCTACAGCATCCTTGCTGCCTATACCGGAGACCCCACGCATCCCGCAACGCAAAGCCAGCCGCTTGCCGTCACCATCACGCCACGCCCTCTCGTCGCCGTACCCGATCCGATCACTCTCCTCTATGGCCAGCCGATTCCGATCCTCACAGGCTCTCTTATCGGCGATCTGCCCCAGGACGACGCTAACCTGACCTCTACCTTCACTGCGCAAATTGCTCCATTGTCTCCTGCAGCGACCTATCCCATTTCGGCCACCCTCACGGGCGCAGCAGCCAAAAACTACATGTTCACCTCATCTCCCGCCAGCGTAACTATTGTGCCCGCACCCACACTTACCACGCTCATACCATCCGCAACCTCCATCACCGCAGGCATCCCCATCACCTTCACTGCACAAACGGTCAGCACAACCTCCGGAATACCCTCCGGCACGGTCACTTTCAAGGACGGGGCAACCACCCTCCTCACCGCACCTATCCCAGCAATCTTCACTACCACGACTCTCAGCCCCGGCCCACACACTATTACCACCCTCTATGGCGGAGACCGAAACTTCATCGCGAGTACCTCTGCACCCGCTTTGATCACCGTCATCCCTGCGCCCGCGAACGCGCCTGACTTTACGCTTACCCCAACCGGCGCAGTGACGCAGACGATTCCTTCGGGTGGCAGCGTCAGTTTCAACTTTAGCCTTCAGATTCAGGGCTCCACTCTGTCCAGCCCCATCACGCTGGCCGCAACAGGCCTTCCGCCCTTGGCGACCGCCTCATTTACCCCCGGTTATCTGCCGCCCGGAACAACGCCCAACACGTTCATCCTGACTATCAGCACTCCACAGACGACGGCTTTCCACAGCAACTCCGGTCCCACCGCCCTTCTCGCATTTCTCCTATTCCCCCTTACTGGTCTGGCCCTTCGCCTGCGCATCCGCGGCAGAGCAGTCACCATCGCGGTTCTCGGCAGTGCACTCGTCCTCTGCTCCGGCTGCGGGAGCCGCATCAACACCGGTGGCGCCACCACCAATCCGGTCAAGACCTACACCATTACGATCACCGGAACCGCCACCAGTCCCACCGGCAGCATCCTCCAGCATGCCACGACGGTTAGCCTGCTCGTCGAGTCGGTCAGCTAA